One Lytechinus variegatus isolate NC3 chromosome 14, Lvar_3.0, whole genome shotgun sequence genomic region harbors:
- the LOC121427199 gene encoding E3 ubiquitin-protein ligase TRIM71-like has product MAEKCGSEKASSSSPNLICPLCLDIFVEATILTSCGHTFCRRCLKKYDLTHQDLDHMVCPLCREITKLSANRVDDLRLNVSINGCVDDYHAKCGGMNAVLEMCQKCTACKSQKDAVSFCLTCHCYMCDKCLHSHQQLTMFFDGHEIVSMDDVIEGNVSIGHLFEKCSIHKQENKDMFCEDCKVHVCQKCVLVGHRAHEIKNQVDFEQELRRKVTDLAQRCADKKAELEKNIQNIEIQRHEVHIAVQTLLDDVRQAYSIKAKELEENLRNLTDQIHALERSFDDDLDVLKSKDRQRIKSICSSIILVDNDRLGHLETDTLSAHILLCEELDTMLKEVTNHTSAEAIKKKAQEKRFKPADDTRLDLGSISGSDPKMEVIQCVDLRGGMHCMARHSHSTVAIGYGGNAQGIDIIDSNGGKQRYSNILALNDMNCYDLVVQRDGAFCVSTGSTEAHIYSPLGSRKATIHVRDSRYLLRVNSSPSDEIIITNYGNQVYIYDPTGSTLKHTVQTKHKTEHASTTRTGLIVTSSCWDDPSVVTVYDRDGNAGESLQAPEDVYLYAAVDERDRVYVASVDEKNSSVVIRLYDLDGLNLKERVEFNALNMTLVWSWCYLVSLSPDMLAFACYNKLYFIKVLL; this is encoded by the exons ATGGCTGAGAAGTGTGGATCAGAGAAAGCATCAAGTTCTTCACCGAACCTGATATGTCCATTATGTCTTGATATATTTGTCGAGGCAACAATCCTGACTTCATGTGGACACACATTTTGTAGGCGATGTCTCAAGAAATACGATCTAACCCACCAGGACCTTGATCACATGGTCTGTCCTCTCTGCAGGGAGATCACCAAGTTGTCTGCCAACCGTGTCGATGATCTCCGCCTCAATGTCTCCATCAACGGATGCGTAGACGATTACCACGCCAAGTGTGGAGGGATGAATGCTGTCCTCGAGATGTGCCAGAAATGCACCGCTTGCAAGTCTCAGAAAGACGCCGTGTCATTCTGCTTAACATGTCATTGTTATATGTGTGATAAGTGTCTGCATTCTCATCAACAGCTAACCATGTTCTTTGACGGACATGAGATTGTCTCCatggatgatgtcatcgaaGGAAATGTCAGCATTGGTCATTTGTTCGAGAAGTGTTCCATCCACAAACAAGAGAACAAAGATATGTTTTGTGAGGATTGTAAGGTCCATGTCTGTCAAAAGTGCGTACTTGTTGGTCATAGAGCTCATGAAATCAAGAACCAGGTTGACTTTGAGCAGGAGTTACGACGGAAg GTGACAGACCTTGCTCAGCGATGTGCTGACAAGAAAGCAGAGCTGGAGAAGAACATTCAGAACATAGAAATACAACGTCATGAGGTACACATTGCAGTGCAGACACTACTAGATGATGTCAGGCAAGCCTACAGCATCAAGGCCAAGGAGCTGGAAGAAAATCTTCGAAATCTCACCGACCAAATACATGCCTTAGAACGTAGTTTTGATGACGACCTCGACGTCTTGAAGTCAAAAGATCGACAGAGGATCAAGAGTATTTGTAGTTCAATTATTTTGGTAGATAATGACAGACTGGGTCATCTTGAGACAGACACTCTATCTGCTCATATCTTGCTCTGTGAGGAGCTGGATACCATGCTGAAGGAGGTTACCAATCACACTTCTGCGGAAGCTATAAAGAAGAAAGCACAGGAGAAGAGGTTTAAACCAGCAGATGATACTCGTCTTGACCTCGGGAGTATCTCAGGATCAGATCCCAAGATGGAGGTCATTCAGTGTGTTGATCTACGGGGAGGGATGCACTGTATGGCAAGGCACTCCCATAGCACTGTCGCTATCGGGTATGGGGGGAATGCACAAGGTATTGATATCATTGATTCAAATGGTGGTAAGCAGCGATATAGTAACATATTAGCCTTAAATGACATGAATTGTTATGATCTGGTTGTGCAACGGGACGGGGCGTTTTGCGTGTCGACTGGTAGTACAGAAGCCCACATCTACTCTCCCCTTGGCTCTAGGAAAGCAACAATCCACGTGAGAGACAGTCGATATCTTCTCAGAGTTAACAGTAGTCCATCAgatgaaatcatcattactaactaTGGGAATCAAGTCTATATCTATGACCCGACAGGATCCACTCTTAAACACACTGTTCAAACAAAGCACAAGACGGAGCACGCATCTACCACCAGGACGGGTTTGATCGTCACGAGTTCATGTTGGGACGATCCAAGCGTGGTGACGGTCTATGACAGGGATGGGAATGCTGGTGAGTCTCTACAAGCTCCAGAGGATGTCTACCTGTATGCTGCCGTGGATGAGCGGGACAGGGTGTATGTAGCGAGTGTTGATGAGAAGAATAGTAGCGTCGTGATCAGGCTCTATGATCTTGATGGTCTGAACCTGAAGGAAAGAGTTGAGTTCAATGCACTTAATATGACATTGGTTTGGAGTTGGTGTTACTTGGTTTCCCTCTCTCCCGACATGCTCGCCTTTGCTTGTTACAATAAGTTATATTTCATCAAGGTATTACTGTAA